A window of Hippoglossus stenolepis isolate QCI-W04-F060 chromosome 16, HSTE1.2, whole genome shotgun sequence contains these coding sequences:
- the mapk8ip3 gene encoding C-Jun-amino-terminal kinase-interacting protein 3 isoform X7, protein MMELQIDEVVYQDDYGSGSVMSERVSGLANSIYREFERLIRSYDEEVVKELMPLVVNVLENLDGVLTENQEHEVELELLKEDNEQLITQYEREKALRKQAEEKFIEFEDALEAEKKDLQVQVEFLELQGKQLELKTKNYSDQITRLEERESDTKKEYNALHQRHTEMIQTYVEHIERSKMQQAGTNSQSEGPGCGRTQRHTWRKSKAERPPSLSLYPSGEGMVRGGLGGARMMPGKDTWQVSELGQSISSSAYQEDGSESDSVAATPSSTGSKSNTPTSSVPSATVTPINEGCLPNSEFDAMRAGNHRKSAKRLSRNMEVQVSQETRNVSIGMGSSDEWSEFQEIIDSTPELDMCVDHRGYGGGNSPSQGIVNEAFGINTDSLYHEIKDAKSDIIGDVDAGAELLGEFSVRDDFFGMGKEVENLLTENKQLLETKNALNIVKNDLIAKVDELSGVQEVLREELEAVRQSKNKVDARVKELEEELKRLRAEALGASRDSKDEGADDFSSPMQDGDMTMTQRRRFTRVEMARVLMERNQYKERLMELQEAVRWTEMIRASRESPPITEKKKSTIWQFFARLFSTSSSPPPVKRPYYSVNIHYKSPSPAGFSQRRSQTMCQISTSNRTLEFFPEELASNGVASLLSDSAVLARREQRREQYRQVREHMRRDDGIMQACGWSVPSRFKQTGGQTDTAQESPLKRQQTTNEKDDNRMKNVPVPVYCRPLVEKDPNRKLWCAAGVDLSGWRAGSQESPPSRALLGGSDPLHADEDGAEKKSSHTSPEKRKSKELQETDSMNSRVWILTSTHSASKVVIIDANQPGSLVDQFNVCNAHVLCISSVPAASESDYPAGEIVLDPGDAGAGAGEDTGSVENMLAGITLVGCATNCSVARSNCSSRTDTPIMDKGQAPTAPPMNGKIHPAQSAEEATEATEVSESTANHTMGSGPPGPFTEHVFTDPQPRPTDVSDRNGGLSKEESSQPPESEDGCDDSKSYTSVAPTMWLGAQNGWLYVHSAVGNWKKCLHSIKLKDSVLSLVHVKGRVLVALADGTLAIFHRSEDGQWDLSNYHLMDLGRPHHSIRCMAVVHDKVWCGYKNKIHVIQPKSMQIEKSFDAHPRRESQVRQLAWIGDGVWVSIRLDSTLRLYHAHTHQHLQDVDIEPYVSKMLGTGKLGFSFVRITALLIGGNRLWVGTGNGVIISIPLTETNKVSPTSSGGVIHVYGDDGSEKSSGSFIPYCSMAQAQLCFHGHRDAVKFFVSVPGNVLATLNGSVLDSPSEGQGSTAPPEAEAQSVHNVLVLSGGEGYIDFRIGDGEDDETEEGESGGATQMKPALCKAERSHIIVWQVSYVPE, encoded by the exons ATGATGGAGCTGCAGATCGACGAGGTGGTCTACCAGGACGACTACGGCTCCGGCTCCGTGATGTCGGAGCGGGTGTCGGGCCTGGCCAACAGCATCTACCGGGAGTTCGAGCGGCTGATCCGCAGCTACGACGAGGAGGTGGTGAAGGAGCTGATGCCGCTGGTGGTGAACGTGCTGGAGAACCTGGACGGGGTGCTCACCGAGAACCAGGAGCACGaagtggagctggagctgctgaaggagGACAACGAGCAGCTCATCACCCAGTACGAGCGGGAGAAGGCGCTGAGGAAGCAGGCGGAGGAG AAATTCATTGAGTTTGAAGATGCCTTGGAAGCTGAGAAGAAGGACCTGCAGGTACAGGTGGAGTTTCTGGAGCTGCAGGGGAAACAGCTGGAGCTCAAGACAAAGAACTACTCCGACCAAA tcactCGGCTGGAGGAGCGAGAATCAGACACGAAGAAAGAGTACAACGCTCTGCACCAGCGCCACACTGAG ATGATCCAGACGTACGTCGAGCACATAGAGCGGTCCAAAATGCAGCAGGCAGGGACCAACAGCCAATCGGAAGGCCCCGGCTGTGGACGAAC TCAACGCCACACATGGAGGAAAAG CAAAGCGGAGCGCCCGCCGTCGTTGAGCCTGTACCCCAGCGGCGAGGGCATGGTACGTGGGGGTCTCGGGGGGGCTAGGATGATGCCCGGGAAAGACACCTGGCAGGTCAGCGAGCTCGGCCAGTCAATCTCCAGCTCTGCCTATCAG GAGGATGGATCCGAGTCCGACTCAGTAGCAGCCACGCCCAGCAGCACGGGGAGCAAGTCCAACACACCCACCTCCTCCGTCCCCTCCGCCACCGTCACCCCGATCAACGAGGGCTGCCTCCCCAACTCCGAGTTCGATGCCATGCGGGCCGGGAACCACAGGAAAAGTGCCAAGCGGCTCAGCCGGAATATGGAAGTGCAGGTTTCCCAGGAAACCAGGAACGTCAGCATCG GTATGGGAAGCAGTGATGAGTGGTCCGAGTTCCAGGAGATCATCGATTCTACTCCTGAGCTCGACATGTGTGTGGACCACCGCGGGTACGGGGGAGGAAACAG ccCCTCCCAGGGCATCGTGAACGAGGCCTTCGGCATCAACACCGACTCCCTTTATCACGAGATCAAAGACGCCAAGTCGGACATCATCGGAGACGTAGATGCAGGCGCCGAGCTGCTCG GCGAGTTCTCAG TCCGCGATGATTTCTTCG GGATGGGCAAGGAGGTGGAGAACCTGCTGACAGAGAACAAACAGCTCCTAGAGACCAA AAACGCTCTGAACATTGTGAAAAACGACCTTATTGCCAAAGTGGACGAGCTGTCGGGGGTGCAGGAGGTGctgagggaggagctggaggccgTGAGGCAGTCGAAGAACAAGGTGGACGCCAGAgtcaaggagctggaggaagaacTCAAGAG GTTAAGAGCCGAAGCTCTCGGTGCGTCTCGGGACTCTAAGGATGAAGGAGCGGATGAT TTCTCATCACCCATGCAGGACGGCGACATGACAATGACCCAGCGGCGGCGATTCACCCGGGTGGAGATGGCGCGCGTGCTGATGGAGAGGAACCAGTACAAAGAGAGACTGATGGAACTGCAGGAGGCCGTACGGTGGACGGAAATGATCAG GGCGTCACGGGAGAGTCCTCcaatcacagagaaaaagaagtcAACCATCTGGCAGTT CTTTGCACGTCTCTTCAGCACGTCGTCCAGCCCTCCGCCGGTCAAGCGGCCGTACTACAGCGTCAACATCCACTACAAGTCGCCCTCGCCGGCCGGCTTCTCTCAGCGACGCAGCCAAACCATGTGTCAGATCTCCACCTCCAACCGCACGCTGGAATTCTTCCCCGAAGA ACTGGCCAGTAACGGTGTTGCGTCTCTCCTCAGTGACTCGGCGGTCTTAGCCCGCCGAGAGCAGCGGCGCGAACAGTACCGGCAGGTCCGCGAGCACATGCGCCGCGATGACGGCATCATGCAGGCCTGTGGCTGGAGTGTGCCGTCACGCTTcaaacag ACTGGTGGTCAGACGGACACCGCTCAGGAAAGCCCGCTGAAGAGACAACAG ACCACCAACGAAAAAGATGATAATCGCATGAAGAATGTTCCTGTCCCGGTGTActgtcgccccctggtggagaAGGACCCCAACAGGAAG ttGTGGTGTGCGGCAGGCGTGGACCTGTCAGGATGGAGGGCCGGCAGCCAGGAGTCGCCACCAAGCAGAGCCCTGTTGGGCGGCAGCGATCCCCTGCACGCTGACGAGGACGGAGCGGAGAAGAAGAGCAGCCACACGTCCCCGGAGAAGAGGAAG TCAAAGGAGCTCCAAGAAACAGACAGCATGAACAGTCGAGTGTGGATACTCACCAGCACTCACTCTGCCAGCAAGGTGGTCATCATCGACGCCAACCAGCCGGGCTCACTGGTCGACCAGTTCAACGTCTGCAACGCCCACGTGCTCTGCATCTCCAGCGTCCCAG ctgcCAGTGAGAGTGACTACCCAGCAGGAGAGATCGTGTTGGATCCGGGTGACGCTGGCGCCGGCGCAGGCGAGGACACCGGTAGTGTGGAGAACATGTTGGCCGGTATCACTCTCGTCGGCTGCGCCACCAACTGCAGCGTTGCCCGTAGCAACTGCTCCTCACGCACTGACACCCCCATAATGGACAAAGGACAAG CCCCCACTGCTCCCCCCATGAACGGGAAGATTCACCCTGCACAGTCGGCCGAGGAAGCCACTGAAGCCACAGAGGTCTCAGAGTCAACAGCCAACCACACGATGGGATCCGGCCCTCCAGGACCATTCACCGAGCACGTCTTCACCGATCCCCAGCCTCGTCCTACAGACGTCTCCGACAG AAACGGAGGCCTGTCCAAAGAGGAATCGTCTCAGCCTCCAGAGTCAGAGGACGGATGCGACGATTCCAAAAGCTACACGAGCGTGGCCCCCACCATGTGGCTCGGGGCCCAGAACGGCTG GCTCTACGTGCACTCGGCCGTTGGAAACTGGAAGAAGTGTCTCCACTCCATCAAACTCAAAGACTCGGTGCTCAGCTTGGT GCATGTGAAAGGTCGTGTGCTGGTCGCCCTCGCTGACGGGACCCTCGCCATTTTCCACAGATCAGAGG ACGGCCAGTGGGATTTGTCCAACTACCACCTCATGGACCTCGGTCGGCCTCATCACTCCATCCGCTGCATGGCGGTCGTCCACGACAAGGTGTGGTGCGGCTACAAGAACAAGATCCACGTCATCCAGCCCAAGAGCATGCAGATCGAG AAGTCCTTCGACGCGCACCCCCGCAGGGAGAGCCAGGTGCGGCAGCTAGCGTGGATCGGCGATGGCGTGTGGGTGTCGATCCGGCTCGACTCCACCCTGCGCCTCTACCACGCCCACACGCACCAGCACCTCCAGGACGTGGACATTGAGCCGTACGTCAGCAAGATGCTGG GTACCGGCAAGCTGGGCTTCTCCTTCGTGCGAATCACGGCGCTTCTGATCGGTGGGAATCGCCTGTGGGTAGGAACTGGGAACGGTGTGATCATCTCCATCCCACTGACGGAGA CCAATAAGGTGTCTCCAACATCCTCCGGGGGAGTCATCCACGTGTACGGCGACGACGGCTCTGAAAAGAGCAGCGGCAGCTTCATCCCCTACTGCTCGATGGCACAGGCCCAGCTCTGTTTCCACGGACACCGAGACGCAGTCAAGTTCTTCGTATCAGTGCCCG gcaaTGTTCTGGCCACCCTGAATGGCAGCGTGCTGGACAGTCCGTCTGAGGGGCAGGGCTCCACAGCGCCCCCAGAGGCCGAGGCCCAGAGTGTTCACAACGTGCTGGtgctgagtggaggagagggcTACATCGACTTCCGTATCG gcGATGGAGAAGACGACgagacggaggagggagagagcggtGGGGCCACGCAGATGAAACCTGCCTTGTGCAAAGCGGAGCGGAGCCACATCATCGTCTGGCAGGTGTCTTACGTACCCGAGTGA
- the mapk8ip3 gene encoding C-Jun-amino-terminal kinase-interacting protein 3 isoform X5 encodes MMELQIDEVVYQDDYGSGSVMSERVSGLANSIYREFERLIRSYDEEVVKELMPLVVNVLENLDGVLTENQEHEVELELLKEDNEQLITQYEREKALRKQAEEKFIEFEDALEAEKKDLQVQVEFLELQGKQLELKTKNYSDQITRLEERESDTKKEYNALHQRHTEMIQTYVEHIERSKMQQAGTNSQSEGPGCGRTQRHTWRKSKAERPPSLSLYPSGEGMVRGGLGGARMMPGKDTWQVSELGQSISSSAYQEDGSESDSVAATPSSTGSKSNTPTSSVPSATVTPINEGCLPNSEFDAMRAGNHRKSAKRLSRNMEVQVSQETRNVSIGMGSSDEWSEFQEIIDSTPELDMCVDHRGYGGGNSPSQGIVNEAFGINTDSLYHEIKDAKSDIIGDVDAGAELLGMGKEVENLLTENKQLLETKNALNIVKNDLIAKVDELSGVQEVLREELEAVRQSKNKVDARVKELEEELKRLRAEALGASRDSKDEGADDFSSPMQDGDMTMTQRRRFTRVEMARVLMERNQYKERLMELQEAVRWTEMIRASRESPPITEKKKSTIWQFFARLFSTSSSPPPVKRPYYSVNIHYKSPSPAGFSQRRSQTMCQISTSNRTLEFFPEELASNGVASLLSDSAVLARREQRREQYRQVREHMRRDDGIMQACGWSVPSRFKQTGGQTDTAQESPLKRQQTTNEKDDNRMKNVPVPVYCRPLVEKDPNRKLWCAAGVDLSGWRAGSQESPPSRALLGGSDPLHADEDGAEKKSSHTSPEKRKSKELQETDSMNSRVWILTSTHSASKVVIIDANQPGSLVDQFNVCNAHVLCISSVPAASESDYPAGEIVLDPGDAGAGAGEDTGSVENMLAGITLVGCATNCSVARSNCSSRTDTPIMDKGQAPTAPPMNGKIHPAQSAEEATEATEVSESTANHTMGSGPPGPFTEHVFTDPQPRPTDVSDRNGGLSKEESSQPPESEDGCDDSKSYTSVAPTMWLGAQNGWLYVHSAVGNWKKCLHSIKLKDSVLSLVHVKGRVLVALADGTLAIFHRSEDGQWDLSNYHLMDLGRPHHSIRCMAVVHDKVWCGYKNKIHVIQPKSMQIEKSFDAHPRRESQVRQLAWIGDGVWVSIRLDSTLRLYHAHTHQHLQDVDIEPYVSKMLGTGKLGFSFVRITALLIGGNRLWVGTGNGVIISIPLTETVVLHRGQLLGLRANKVSPTSSGGVIHVYGDDGSEKSSGSFIPYCSMAQAQLCFHGHRDAVKFFVSVPGNVLATLNGSVLDSPSEGQGSTAPPEAEAQSVHNVLVLSGGEGYIDFRIGDGEDDETEEGESGGATQMKPALCKAERSHIIVWQVSYVPE; translated from the exons ATGATGGAGCTGCAGATCGACGAGGTGGTCTACCAGGACGACTACGGCTCCGGCTCCGTGATGTCGGAGCGGGTGTCGGGCCTGGCCAACAGCATCTACCGGGAGTTCGAGCGGCTGATCCGCAGCTACGACGAGGAGGTGGTGAAGGAGCTGATGCCGCTGGTGGTGAACGTGCTGGAGAACCTGGACGGGGTGCTCACCGAGAACCAGGAGCACGaagtggagctggagctgctgaaggagGACAACGAGCAGCTCATCACCCAGTACGAGCGGGAGAAGGCGCTGAGGAAGCAGGCGGAGGAG AAATTCATTGAGTTTGAAGATGCCTTGGAAGCTGAGAAGAAGGACCTGCAGGTACAGGTGGAGTTTCTGGAGCTGCAGGGGAAACAGCTGGAGCTCAAGACAAAGAACTACTCCGACCAAA tcactCGGCTGGAGGAGCGAGAATCAGACACGAAGAAAGAGTACAACGCTCTGCACCAGCGCCACACTGAG ATGATCCAGACGTACGTCGAGCACATAGAGCGGTCCAAAATGCAGCAGGCAGGGACCAACAGCCAATCGGAAGGCCCCGGCTGTGGACGAAC TCAACGCCACACATGGAGGAAAAG CAAAGCGGAGCGCCCGCCGTCGTTGAGCCTGTACCCCAGCGGCGAGGGCATGGTACGTGGGGGTCTCGGGGGGGCTAGGATGATGCCCGGGAAAGACACCTGGCAGGTCAGCGAGCTCGGCCAGTCAATCTCCAGCTCTGCCTATCAG GAGGATGGATCCGAGTCCGACTCAGTAGCAGCCACGCCCAGCAGCACGGGGAGCAAGTCCAACACACCCACCTCCTCCGTCCCCTCCGCCACCGTCACCCCGATCAACGAGGGCTGCCTCCCCAACTCCGAGTTCGATGCCATGCGGGCCGGGAACCACAGGAAAAGTGCCAAGCGGCTCAGCCGGAATATGGAAGTGCAGGTTTCCCAGGAAACCAGGAACGTCAGCATCG GTATGGGAAGCAGTGATGAGTGGTCCGAGTTCCAGGAGATCATCGATTCTACTCCTGAGCTCGACATGTGTGTGGACCACCGCGGGTACGGGGGAGGAAACAG ccCCTCCCAGGGCATCGTGAACGAGGCCTTCGGCATCAACACCGACTCCCTTTATCACGAGATCAAAGACGCCAAGTCGGACATCATCGGAGACGTAGATGCAGGCGCCGAGCTGCTCG GGATGGGCAAGGAGGTGGAGAACCTGCTGACAGAGAACAAACAGCTCCTAGAGACCAA AAACGCTCTGAACATTGTGAAAAACGACCTTATTGCCAAAGTGGACGAGCTGTCGGGGGTGCAGGAGGTGctgagggaggagctggaggccgTGAGGCAGTCGAAGAACAAGGTGGACGCCAGAgtcaaggagctggaggaagaacTCAAGAG GTTAAGAGCCGAAGCTCTCGGTGCGTCTCGGGACTCTAAGGATGAAGGAGCGGATGAT TTCTCATCACCCATGCAGGACGGCGACATGACAATGACCCAGCGGCGGCGATTCACCCGGGTGGAGATGGCGCGCGTGCTGATGGAGAGGAACCAGTACAAAGAGAGACTGATGGAACTGCAGGAGGCCGTACGGTGGACGGAAATGATCAG GGCGTCACGGGAGAGTCCTCcaatcacagagaaaaagaagtcAACCATCTGGCAGTT CTTTGCACGTCTCTTCAGCACGTCGTCCAGCCCTCCGCCGGTCAAGCGGCCGTACTACAGCGTCAACATCCACTACAAGTCGCCCTCGCCGGCCGGCTTCTCTCAGCGACGCAGCCAAACCATGTGTCAGATCTCCACCTCCAACCGCACGCTGGAATTCTTCCCCGAAGA ACTGGCCAGTAACGGTGTTGCGTCTCTCCTCAGTGACTCGGCGGTCTTAGCCCGCCGAGAGCAGCGGCGCGAACAGTACCGGCAGGTCCGCGAGCACATGCGCCGCGATGACGGCATCATGCAGGCCTGTGGCTGGAGTGTGCCGTCACGCTTcaaacag ACTGGTGGTCAGACGGACACCGCTCAGGAAAGCCCGCTGAAGAGACAACAG ACCACCAACGAAAAAGATGATAATCGCATGAAGAATGTTCCTGTCCCGGTGTActgtcgccccctggtggagaAGGACCCCAACAGGAAG ttGTGGTGTGCGGCAGGCGTGGACCTGTCAGGATGGAGGGCCGGCAGCCAGGAGTCGCCACCAAGCAGAGCCCTGTTGGGCGGCAGCGATCCCCTGCACGCTGACGAGGACGGAGCGGAGAAGAAGAGCAGCCACACGTCCCCGGAGAAGAGGAAG TCAAAGGAGCTCCAAGAAACAGACAGCATGAACAGTCGAGTGTGGATACTCACCAGCACTCACTCTGCCAGCAAGGTGGTCATCATCGACGCCAACCAGCCGGGCTCACTGGTCGACCAGTTCAACGTCTGCAACGCCCACGTGCTCTGCATCTCCAGCGTCCCAG ctgcCAGTGAGAGTGACTACCCAGCAGGAGAGATCGTGTTGGATCCGGGTGACGCTGGCGCCGGCGCAGGCGAGGACACCGGTAGTGTGGAGAACATGTTGGCCGGTATCACTCTCGTCGGCTGCGCCACCAACTGCAGCGTTGCCCGTAGCAACTGCTCCTCACGCACTGACACCCCCATAATGGACAAAGGACAAG CCCCCACTGCTCCCCCCATGAACGGGAAGATTCACCCTGCACAGTCGGCCGAGGAAGCCACTGAAGCCACAGAGGTCTCAGAGTCAACAGCCAACCACACGATGGGATCCGGCCCTCCAGGACCATTCACCGAGCACGTCTTCACCGATCCCCAGCCTCGTCCTACAGACGTCTCCGACAG AAACGGAGGCCTGTCCAAAGAGGAATCGTCTCAGCCTCCAGAGTCAGAGGACGGATGCGACGATTCCAAAAGCTACACGAGCGTGGCCCCCACCATGTGGCTCGGGGCCCAGAACGGCTG GCTCTACGTGCACTCGGCCGTTGGAAACTGGAAGAAGTGTCTCCACTCCATCAAACTCAAAGACTCGGTGCTCAGCTTGGT GCATGTGAAAGGTCGTGTGCTGGTCGCCCTCGCTGACGGGACCCTCGCCATTTTCCACAGATCAGAGG ACGGCCAGTGGGATTTGTCCAACTACCACCTCATGGACCTCGGTCGGCCTCATCACTCCATCCGCTGCATGGCGGTCGTCCACGACAAGGTGTGGTGCGGCTACAAGAACAAGATCCACGTCATCCAGCCCAAGAGCATGCAGATCGAG AAGTCCTTCGACGCGCACCCCCGCAGGGAGAGCCAGGTGCGGCAGCTAGCGTGGATCGGCGATGGCGTGTGGGTGTCGATCCGGCTCGACTCCACCCTGCGCCTCTACCACGCCCACACGCACCAGCACCTCCAGGACGTGGACATTGAGCCGTACGTCAGCAAGATGCTGG GTACCGGCAAGCTGGGCTTCTCCTTCGTGCGAATCACGGCGCTTCTGATCGGTGGGAATCGCCTGTGGGTAGGAACTGGGAACGGTGTGATCATCTCCATCCCACTGACGGAGA CGGTGGTCCTTCACCGGGGACAGCTCCTGGGTTTGAGGG CCAATAAGGTGTCTCCAACATCCTCCGGGGGAGTCATCCACGTGTACGGCGACGACGGCTCTGAAAAGAGCAGCGGCAGCTTCATCCCCTACTGCTCGATGGCACAGGCCCAGCTCTGTTTCCACGGACACCGAGACGCAGTCAAGTTCTTCGTATCAGTGCCCG gcaaTGTTCTGGCCACCCTGAATGGCAGCGTGCTGGACAGTCCGTCTGAGGGGCAGGGCTCCACAGCGCCCCCAGAGGCCGAGGCCCAGAGTGTTCACAACGTGCTGGtgctgagtggaggagagggcTACATCGACTTCCGTATCG gcGATGGAGAAGACGACgagacggaggagggagagagcggtGGGGCCACGCAGATGAAACCTGCCTTGTGCAAAGCGGAGCGGAGCCACATCATCGTCTGGCAGGTGTCTTACGTACCCGAGTGA